CATCTGTTTTAAATTCAGCAAGAATTTATCACAGCACTATGCGATTAGCTAATGCTCCGTCCGTATAAGATCTTATTCCATCCAACatactcacatattggatgtaataaaatcttatattatgggacggagggggtaCTAATTATGCATAAATGTATAATCAACATTGCTTTTCAATAACTCAAAGAATCATGAACTATAAGTTTAAATGGAACTAAATGGTTAGGAGCATAATGCGGCATCCAAGGGAGGGAGATACCTCTGCCGATATTAGCAACATCATCTTGGATAATAAGAGGACTTTTGCCGCCACGTTCTAATGAGACAGACTATTGAAGAAGATAAATGCCCAATGGATGCATAATTCACAGACTTCTTGGCTCTTGCAACAGACCTTAACCATTTGCACCGGTAGCAGTCAGCCGGTCATTATATCTCTAAAGCTGATCCAGAGTTTATGTAAATGAGCAAATGCGGTCAATTAGTTATTTACCCTTCTACAGTCTCGGCTGTAGTTATGCCATAACTGTTAACTCACACGCAAATATCAACCGCACTCCAGCCCACACCTTTTTCCACTCCATGATTCTTCATCGTGTCTCTCAGTTTCTCTATCTCTTCCCATTTTTCAGCACTACCATATGAATTGGACATTAAAACATAGTACCCATCATTTCCTGGGTCAGAAGCAAAAGCCTTCTTTGCAACTCTTAACCCCATCTCGAAATTGTCATGCATTTTGCAGGCACTAAGCAAAGTTCCCCATACCCCACCATCAGGTTGTATTGGCATAGCCAAAATCATATCTTCTGCTTCTTGAAGATGCCCAGATTTCCCTAGGAGATCCACCATACATGCGTAATGCTTCAGGTTAGGTTCAAGGCGGTATTTCCCCATTCTGATGAACAGCTTCCTGCCCTCATCAACATACCCTGCATGGCAGCAAGCAGACAGAATGGCAAGAAAAGTGACACTGTTAGGCTTAATACTTCCTCTCTCCATCTCACTAAATAACTGCAGTGCTTGCTTCACATCACCATGCATCCCATAGCCTGCTATCATCACATTCCATGTAACAACATCCCGTACGAGCATAGAATCAAAAATTCCTCTTGCAATCCCCAGCTGCCCACATTTAGTATACATGTCAACAAGTGATGTACTAATAGATACATCAGATTCCAACCCCATATCTTTCACATAAGAATGTATCAGTTCACCATGTTCCAGTGCAGCCAAATTTGCACAAGCTGAAATGACAGTAATCAAGGTTGCAGAGTTTGGTTGGACACCTTCAGTGAGCATCTGATCATATAGTGACAAGGCATCATTTGAATGTCCTAGATGTGAATAGCTGGATAGGAGTGCATTCCAGGTGACAACATCCCTCCTCACTTTGGCCACACCAAATATTTTGTATGCAAGGTCAAATTTCCCACACCTTCCATACATGCCAATTAATGCATTGGCAACTGAAATTTCATCAAGCAAGCACTTGATCGAAAAGCAATGAGCTGATTGACCTAACCGCAGTTGTCCTAGCCGTGAACAAGAAGAGATTGTGGAAACCAAGCTGTTGATATCACATAAAAATTCATCATGATCTCTGCAATGCATTTCTCGGTACAACTCCAAGCATTTGACATCAAGTCCAGCTTTGCAGTATAATACAACCATCAAACTCCATGATTCTGCATCTCGTTGATGCAAAATTCCAAAAACTTTGCCTGCAGCATCTACCAACTCAAGTTTCCCGTACATTGAAATCAAAGCATTGGCAACCAAGAAACTGTCTCCAAAGTTTCTCTTAGTTATAGCTGCATGAAATGCCTTCCCCCTACGCACATTTCCACTGTTCCCTAACCCTGAAAGTACACAGCTAACAAGAACTTCATCTGGCTGCAGACCAGACACCACCATCTCCTGGAACAACTCCACGGCCTCCCTATCAAGTCCTCTCCTACAATAGGCTCCAATCAAGCTAGTCCAGGTAACCACATCTTTTTCTGGCAACTCCAGGAATAAAACACATGCATCCTCAGTCCTATCGCACTTTGAGTACATTGAGAAAAGTGCGGAAACCACCAACGCACAATCTCCAATCCCTTCCTTCACCGTGTACCCGTGCAAGCATCTCCCAGCAGACAGCTCACCTAGCAGTCCGCAAGCCTCCAACCCACTCTCCATTGTCCGTGAATTTGGCCTCGCGCCGCCATCACCCGCTAGCCTAACCATCTGCACCAAGTATCTCATTCCCTTCTCACCCTGGTCATTCCTAACGCACCCAGAGACCACCGCGGTCCACGTGATGACGTCCCTCTCACCCATTTCGTCGAACAGCTTCGTAGCGTCGTCAATGCGGCCGCACCTGGCATACATGTACACGAGCGACGACGAGACCGCGAGGGAACCATCGCCTACCAGAAGGCCGAGCTTGACGGAGTAGGCGTGCACGGAGGAGCCGACCGGGAGCGCCGCGAGCTCGGCGGCCGCGGAGGCGGCGATGGGCGCGGTGAACCGGGAGGGCCGCGCGCCAGAGGCGCACATGCGGCGGTGGGCGGAGAGCGCGGAGGCAAAGTCGGAGGCGCAATGGTGGGAGCGGAGGAGGGAGTTCCAGAGGAAGGTGTCCGGGCAGGGGGAGGCGGAGAaggcgagggcggcgaggccggggcggccggaggaggagtaGGCGGAGACGAGCTTGGCGGCGAAGTCGGGGCGGGAACAGAGGCCTGAGGTGGCAGCGAGAGCGTGCAGGCGGAGGAGCACGGGCAGCGGCGGAGGC
The window above is part of the Triticum aestivum cultivar Chinese Spring chromosome 2A, IWGSC CS RefSeq v2.1, whole genome shotgun sequence genome. Proteins encoded here:
- the LOC123189459 gene encoding pentatricopeptide repeat-containing protein At4g39952, mitochondrial — encoded protein: MPPSRPPLTPTSLGLLHRFLASSSSAPPPLPVLLRLHALAATSGLCSRPDFAAKLVSAYSSSGRPGLAALAFSASPCPDTFLWNSLLRSHHCASDFASALSAHRRMCASGARPSRFTAPIAASAAAELAALPVGSSVHAYSVKLGLLVGDGSLAVSSSLVYMYARCGRIDDATKLFDEMGERDVITWTAVVSGCVRNDQGEKGMRYLVQMVRLAGDGGARPNSRTMESGLEACGLLGELSAGRCLHGYTVKEGIGDCALVVSALFSMYSKCDRTEDACVLFLELPEKDVVTWTSLIGAYCRRGLDREAVELFQEMVVSGLQPDEVLVSCVLSGLGNSGNVRRGKAFHAAITKRNFGDSFLVANALISMYGKLELVDAAGKVFGILHQRDAESWSLMVVLYCKAGLDVKCLELYREMHCRDHDEFLCDINSLVSTISSCSRLGQLRLGQSAHCFSIKCLLDEISVANALIGMYGRCGKFDLAYKIFGVAKVRRDVVTWNALLSSYSHLGHSNDALSLYDQMLTEGVQPNSATLITVISACANLAALEHGELIHSYVKDMGLESDVSISTSLVDMYTKCGQLGIARGIFDSMLVRDVVTWNVMIAGYGMHGDVKQALQLFSEMERGSIKPNSVTFLAILSACCHAGYVDEGRKLFIRMGKYRLEPNLKHYACMVDLLGKSGHLQEAEDMILAMPIQPDGGVWGTLLSACKMHDNFEMGLRVAKKAFASDPGNDGYYVLMSNSYGSAEKWEEIEKLRDTMKNHGVEKGVGWSAVDICV